From Glycine soja cultivar W05 chromosome 4, ASM419377v2, whole genome shotgun sequence, the proteins below share one genomic window:
- the LOC114408213 gene encoding auxin-responsive protein SAUR71-like: MGLVKGKWKQNMISKAWEGCRLTSRRPHLKLKSLSENDDDHEKKGSQLAPHGCFSVHVGPERQRFVVKTKYVNHPLFQMLLEETEQEYGFESDGPIWLPCNVDLFYKVLAEMDGEENNNNIIIHGFRRSFITMAKVFPFLVLRSPPRLLSHMNKGHGAYSVMDSELLR, from the coding sequence ATGGGCCTTGTAAAGGGAAAGTGGAAGCAAAACATGATTTCCAAGGCGTGGGAGGGTTGCCGATTAACTTCAAGAAGGCCACACTTGAAACTAAAATCATTGTCGGAgaatgatgatgatcatgagaAGAAGGGTAGTCAACTAGCCCCTCATGGTTGTTTTTCAGTGCATGTTGGACCAGAGAGACAAAGGTTCGTTGTGAAGACCAAATACGTTAACCACCCACTGTTTCAGATGCTGCTAGAAGAGACAGAACAGGAATATGGGTTCGAGAGTGATGGTCCCATTTGGCTTCCCTGCAACGTCGATTTGTTCTACAAAGTGTTGGCTGAGATGGATGGCGAagagaataataataacatcATTATCCACGGTTTTCGAAGAAGCTTTATTACCATGGCTaaggtttttccttttttggttcTTCGCAGCCCTCCACGTCTTCTTAGTCACATGAACAAGGGTCATGGTGCATACAGCGTTATGGATTCGGAATTGCTCAGATAA